The following proteins are co-located in the Streptomyces bottropensis ATCC 25435 genome:
- a CDS encoding ArsR/SmtB family transcription factor produces the protein MDELSEVAQAVADPVRREILLMLRHTPLTAGEIASRFPISRPAVSRHLRVLREAGLAVDEQIGRHRRYSLVRAPLGPLAAWLALFDSRQPGWSQRLAALETEVHRTRRDRRRAEPGPASPTAPHPREETA, from the coding sequence GTGGATGAACTCAGCGAGGTGGCCCAGGCCGTCGCCGATCCGGTGCGCCGGGAGATCCTGCTCATGTTGCGCCACACCCCACTGACGGCGGGCGAGATCGCGAGCAGATTCCCCATCAGCAGGCCGGCGGTGAGCCGTCACCTGCGCGTGCTGCGTGAGGCCGGTCTGGCCGTGGACGAGCAGATCGGGCGCCACCGCCGGTACTCGCTCGTGCGCGCCCCGCTGGGCCCACTCGCGGCGTGGCTCGCCCTGTTCGACAGCCGGCAGCCCGGCTGGTCGCAGCGTCTCGCGGCACTGGAGACCGAGGTCCACCGGACCCGCAGGGACCGCAGACGTGCCGAGCCGGGCCCCGCATCGCCCACCGCGCCCCACCCCAGGGAGGAAACGGCATGA
- a CDS encoding FHA domain-containing protein: MAERSIAPTAPELVLETESGSTVMTPNHAYHVGRDPLSDVVLDDDRVSWHHAVLRAEAGHWTIEDEHSTNGTYADGHRVREWDVGPGTVIHFGSLPDGPRAVLTGLAPERPSGIFRPASTGTFRRPTSVRPLPERTVRIGRASDNDLVIDDLIVSRRHAELRARPEGTYEIVDLGSHNGTFLNGTPVDQAMVTPGDIVGIGHSAFCLVGDQLQEYVDTGEVSLDVQELTVAVDRGRKTLLDKVSFPVGEKCLLAVVGPSGAGKSTLLNALTGQRPADSGTVLYDGRDLYRDYAELRQRIGLVPQDDILHAQLTVRRALSYAAELRFPQDTAKAERQARVDEVIRELGLEQRAGQPIHSLSGGQRKRVSVALELLTKPSLLFLDEPTSGLDPGMDRSVMHMLRGLADDGRTVIVVTHSVLSLDVCDRLLVLAPGGKVAYYGPPDDTLAFFGFEQWPEAFEAFERDQERDWAGEYRDSPFQRQYVTASMGRPYLPDDPEPVAVAPPPKPQSWGAQLGTLVRRYAAALGADRTFLAIMIALPFVMGAMARALAGSTLDRETAMNALLILCVGGVLTGAANAVRELVKERVIYRRERAVGLSRSAYLMSKVVVLGTITVLQAVVLTLVALLGVDLNAPGGEGVLMPPLVEITVAVALLSFTAMMLGLVVSALVRKEEVTMPLLVLLAIVQVVFCGALLDVNGTIVLEQLAWLVPSRWAFAAMAGTIDLERIVPDTTDPLFAHSAGVWLLDVGMLVVLSLLCGWLVARLLRRREPAVMRK; the protein is encoded by the coding sequence ATGGCAGAGCGGTCCATCGCACCGACCGCGCCCGAACTCGTTCTGGAAACCGAGTCGGGCTCCACGGTGATGACCCCGAACCACGCGTACCACGTGGGACGCGACCCGCTCAGCGACGTCGTGCTCGACGACGACCGGGTCTCGTGGCACCACGCGGTGCTGCGGGCCGAGGCCGGTCACTGGACGATCGAGGACGAGCACAGCACCAACGGCACGTACGCCGACGGCCACCGCGTCCGCGAGTGGGACGTCGGCCCCGGCACCGTCATCCACTTCGGGAGCCTGCCCGACGGCCCCCGAGCGGTGCTCACCGGTCTCGCCCCCGAGCGCCCCTCCGGCATCTTCCGACCCGCCTCCACCGGCACGTTCCGTCGGCCCACCAGCGTCCGTCCGCTGCCCGAGCGGACCGTCCGAATCGGCCGCGCCTCCGACAACGACCTGGTCATCGACGACCTCATCGTCTCCCGCCGGCACGCGGAACTGCGGGCGCGGCCGGAGGGCACGTACGAGATCGTCGACCTCGGCAGCCACAACGGCACCTTTCTCAACGGAACGCCCGTTGACCAGGCCATGGTCACTCCCGGTGACATCGTTGGCATCGGGCACTCCGCGTTCTGCCTGGTCGGGGACCAACTGCAGGAGTACGTAGACACCGGCGAGGTCTCCCTCGATGTCCAGGAACTCACCGTGGCCGTCGACCGCGGCCGCAAGACGCTCCTGGACAAGGTGTCGTTTCCGGTCGGCGAGAAATGCCTTTTGGCCGTGGTCGGCCCCAGCGGCGCCGGCAAGTCCACGCTCCTGAACGCCCTGACCGGGCAGCGCCCGGCCGACAGCGGCACGGTCCTCTACGACGGGCGCGACCTCTACCGCGACTACGCCGAACTGCGCCAGCGCATCGGCCTGGTCCCGCAGGACGACATCCTGCACGCGCAGCTGACCGTCCGCAGGGCCCTGTCCTACGCCGCCGAACTCCGCTTCCCGCAGGACACCGCGAAGGCCGAGCGACAGGCCCGGGTCGACGAGGTGATCCGCGAACTGGGCCTCGAACAGCGGGCCGGCCAGCCCATCCACAGCCTCTCCGGCGGCCAGCGCAAACGGGTCAGCGTCGCCCTGGAACTGCTGACCAAGCCCTCCCTGCTGTTCCTCGACGAACCGACCTCCGGTCTCGACCCGGGCATGGACCGCTCGGTGATGCACATGCTGCGCGGCCTCGCCGACGACGGCCGCACGGTCATCGTCGTCACCCACAGCGTCCTCAGCCTCGACGTCTGCGACCGGCTCCTCGTCCTCGCGCCCGGCGGCAAGGTCGCCTACTACGGCCCGCCGGACGACACCCTCGCCTTCTTCGGGTTCGAACAGTGGCCGGAGGCCTTCGAGGCCTTCGAACGCGACCAGGAGCGGGACTGGGCGGGGGAGTACCGGGACTCGCCCTTCCAGCGCCAGTACGTCACCGCCTCCATGGGCCGGCCGTATCTGCCCGACGACCCCGAGCCCGTCGCCGTGGCACCGCCGCCCAAACCGCAGAGCTGGGGCGCCCAACTGGGCACGCTGGTACGCCGGTACGCGGCCGCGCTCGGCGCCGACCGCACCTTCCTCGCCATCATGATCGCGCTGCCGTTCGTGATGGGCGCGATGGCCAGGGCACTCGCGGGGAGCACGCTGGACCGGGAGACCGCCATGAACGCGCTGCTCATCCTGTGTGTGGGCGGGGTTCTGACGGGTGCGGCGAACGCCGTGCGGGAACTGGTCAAGGAACGGGTGATCTACCGGCGAGAACGGGCCGTCGGCCTGTCCAGATCCGCGTACCTGATGTCCAAGGTCGTCGTCCTCGGCACGATCACCGTCCTCCAGGCGGTCGTCCTCACCCTGGTCGCCCTGCTCGGCGTCGATCTCAACGCCCCGGGCGGCGAAGGGGTGCTGATGCCGCCCCTGGTCGAGATCACGGTCGCCGTGGCGCTGCTCTCCTTCACCGCGATGATGCTCGGCCTGGTGGTCTCCGCACTGGTGCGCAAGGAGGAGGTCACCATGCCGCTGCTGGTGCTCCTCGCGATCGTCCAGGTCGTGTTCTGCGGCGCGCTGCTGGACGTCAACGGCACGATCGTCCTCGAACAGCTGGCCTGGCTGGTGCCGTCGCGGTGGGCGTTCGCCGCGATGGCCGGCACGATCGACCTCGAACGGATCGTCCCCGACACGACGGACCCGCTGTTCGCGCACTCGGCGGGCGTGTGGCTGCTCGACGTGGGGATGCTCGTCGTCCTGTCGCTGCTCTGCGGCTGGCTCGTCGCCCGGCTGCTGCGCCGCCGCGAACCCGCGGTGATGCGGAAGTAG
- a CDS encoding amidohydrolase translates to MLSTRITNAHIITMDPDRPAARELGIWRGRIVGLDEDVAGLPARRALDLDGATLLPGFIDAHVHLAWTGLKAAAPSVAPSRRVDDVLRVVADAVAAAPVGGWVDFGGYDQRTLDRPLTASDLDAVSAGRRVSLGHLSGHACLVNSAVLNGLPAQVARPDGFLAEGAMGAALATRPPHSLTELASAVEHAARACRSEGITGCAEAGVGARLFGHSPIEGAAYQLAHESGRLPVRVRLMVAADALRPVGAAAEDTTSRAIDLGLRTGFGDGALSLGALKIFTDGGMMARTAALTSPYLGTEGSGQLMHEPEVLESTIVEGHLAGWQLAVHAIGDRALDVALDALEKAQKLSPRPEARHRVEHAGLVRPDQLPRLAALGVTVVIQPNFLRHYGDDYATIMGEDRAGWLYRGRGFLDHGVRVAGSSDRPVADGAPLRAIRFMVERASESGRLIGADEAVTVEEALRAYTIEAARACRWESDAGTLTPGKRADLVVLGDDPRRVEVSRIGEIEVVRTFVEGEDTY, encoded by the coding sequence GTGCTCAGCACCCGGATCACCAACGCCCACATCATCACGATGGACCCGGACCGCCCCGCCGCCCGGGAACTCGGCATCTGGCGGGGGCGGATCGTCGGCCTGGACGAGGACGTGGCGGGGCTCCCGGCGCGGCGCGCGCTGGACCTGGACGGCGCCACGCTGCTTCCCGGCTTCATCGACGCCCATGTGCACCTGGCATGGACGGGCCTGAAGGCGGCGGCGCCCAGTGTCGCGCCGAGCCGTCGCGTCGACGACGTGCTCCGCGTGGTGGCGGACGCGGTCGCCGCGGCCCCCGTCGGCGGCTGGGTGGACTTCGGCGGCTACGACCAGCGCACCCTCGACCGCCCGCTGACGGCGAGCGATCTGGACGCCGTCAGCGCCGGGCGCAGGGTGTCCCTGGGCCATCTGTCCGGACACGCCTGCCTGGTCAACTCGGCGGTGCTGAACGGTCTGCCCGCGCAGGTCGCGCGGCCCGACGGTTTCCTCGCGGAGGGCGCCATGGGGGCCGCGCTCGCGACCCGGCCACCGCACTCGCTCACCGAACTGGCCTCGGCGGTCGAGCACGCGGCGCGCGCCTGCCGCTCCGAGGGCATCACGGGGTGCGCCGAGGCGGGGGTCGGGGCCCGGCTGTTCGGACACAGCCCCATCGAGGGCGCCGCCTACCAGCTGGCCCACGAGTCGGGCCGACTGCCGGTGCGGGTACGGCTGATGGTGGCCGCCGACGCGCTGCGGCCGGTCGGCGCGGCCGCCGAGGACACCACGAGCCGGGCGATCGACCTCGGTCTGCGCACGGGCTTCGGGGACGGCGCGCTCTCCCTGGGCGCACTCAAGATCTTCACCGACGGCGGCATGATGGCCCGTACGGCGGCGCTCACCAGCCCCTATCTGGGCACCGAGGGTTCCGGGCAGCTCATGCACGAGCCCGAGGTGCTGGAGAGCACGATCGTGGAGGGCCATCTCGCCGGCTGGCAGCTCGCGGTGCACGCGATCGGCGACCGGGCCCTCGACGTGGCCCTGGACGCGCTGGAGAAGGCACAGAAGCTGAGCCCCCGCCCGGAGGCACGCCACCGTGTCGAGCACGCGGGCCTGGTCCGCCCCGACCAGCTCCCCCGCCTGGCCGCGCTCGGCGTCACCGTCGTCATCCAGCCGAACTTCCTGCGCCACTACGGCGACGACTACGCCACGATCATGGGCGAGGACCGGGCCGGCTGGCTGTACCGGGGCCGGGGCTTCCTCGACCACGGCGTCCGGGTCGCCGGCAGCTCGGACCGCCCGGTCGCGGACGGCGCCCCGCTGCGGGCGATCCGGTTCATGGTGGAGCGGGCCTCGGAGTCCGGCCGCCTCATCGGCGCGGACGAGGCGGTCACCGTCGAGGAGGCCCTGCGCGCGTACACGATCGAGGCGGCACGCGCCTGCCGCTGGGAGAGCGACGCCGGCACCCTCACCCCCGGCAAGCGGGCCGACCTCGTGGTGCTGGGCGACGATCCACGCCGGGTGGAGGTGTCACGCATCGGGGAGATCGAGGTAGTGCGGACGTTCGTCGAGGGTGAGGACACGTACTGA
- a CDS encoding RpiB/LacA/LacB family sugar-phosphate isomerase: MRISVSSDMDEPVARLLLTELRDRGHEVLTHGALRVGDDPRWAACSEAAARDVAAGRADQAVVCCWTGTGASIAANKVPGVRAALCADAYTADGARRWNDANVLAIGLRLTSEPLLREILDAWFAAEAGQDADDRENVALVERLDVSRGTGRSG, translated from the coding sequence ATGCGGATCTCCGTCTCCTCGGACATGGACGAGCCCGTCGCCCGCCTCCTTCTCACGGAGTTGCGCGACCGGGGCCATGAGGTGCTGACCCACGGCGCGCTGCGCGTGGGGGACGACCCCAGGTGGGCGGCCTGCTCGGAGGCGGCGGCGCGCGATGTCGCCGCCGGGAGGGCGGACCAGGCCGTCGTGTGCTGCTGGACGGGCACCGGCGCGTCCATCGCCGCGAACAAGGTGCCCGGGGTACGGGCCGCCCTGTGCGCGGACGCCTACACGGCCGACGGCGCCCGGCGCTGGAACGACGCCAACGTCCTGGCGATCGGGCTGCGGCTGACCTCCGAGCCGCTGCTGAGGGAGATCCTCGACGCCTGGTTCGCCGCCGAGGCCGGACAGGACGCCGACGACCGGGAGAACGTGGCCCTCGTCGAGCGTCTCGACGTCAGCCGGGGTACCGGCCGGAGCGGATGA
- a CDS encoding SRPBCC family protein, translated as MTLEPTGQLVPTPSGHDLVLTRTYSAPARDVWASVTEPERTARWFGPWRGEAAPGRTVEVQMAFEESAPWCPIRIEACEPPHRLAVSMDDEAGSWSLELLLTETEGATELRLIHHLASPEAVGSIGPGWDYYLDMLTAARRGGPRPDFEDYYPAQKAYYESLA; from the coding sequence ATGACCCTCGAACCGACCGGGCAGCTCGTGCCCACGCCGTCCGGACACGACCTCGTCCTCACCCGCACCTACTCCGCCCCCGCGCGCGACGTCTGGGCGAGCGTCACCGAACCGGAGCGCACCGCCCGTTGGTTCGGCCCCTGGCGCGGCGAAGCCGCGCCGGGCCGCACCGTCGAGGTGCAGATGGCCTTCGAGGAGTCGGCGCCCTGGTGCCCGATCCGCATCGAAGCCTGCGAGCCGCCGCACCGTCTCGCCGTCTCGATGGACGACGAGGCAGGCTCCTGGTCGCTGGAGCTGCTGCTGACCGAGACGGAAGGCGCCACCGAACTCCGGCTGATCCACCATCTCGCCTCCCCGGAGGCCGTCGGCTCGATCGGCCCCGGATGGGACTACTACCTGGACATGCTCACCGCCGCACGCCGGGGCGGGCCCCGGCCCGACTTCGAGGACTACTACCCGGCGCAGAAGGCGTACTACGAGTCCCTCGCCTGA
- a CDS encoding serine/threonine-protein kinase yields the protein MSETQPYAGRPSELVGRQIAGYRIEREIGRGGMAVVYQALDLRLERTVALKLLAPELARNDTFRRRFTHESRVAAAIDHPHIVPVFEAGETDGVLYIAMRYVAGSDLRHLLDREGPLPVTTATRIAAQVASALDAAHDHGLVHRDVKPGNILVAQGTDSDHPEHVYLTDFGLTKKSLSLTGFTSVGQFVGTLDYVAPEQISGKPVDGRCDVYSLACVVHETLCGRPPFQRDDDMALLWAHQYDEPPPLTAERPDLPPAVDGVLATALAKSPDDRYDSCLSFVAALRAADAARGFPAGHAPTRSVAPKASGPPEAPPRPPPWAAPVFIRSGRYPG from the coding sequence ATGAGTGAGACACAGCCGTACGCGGGGCGCCCCTCCGAGCTGGTCGGACGGCAGATCGCCGGCTACCGCATCGAACGCGAGATCGGCCGGGGCGGTATGGCCGTCGTCTACCAGGCGCTGGACCTGCGCCTGGAACGGACGGTCGCGCTGAAGCTGCTCGCCCCGGAACTGGCCCGGAACGACACCTTCCGGCGCCGTTTCACGCACGAGTCACGGGTGGCCGCGGCGATCGACCACCCGCACATCGTGCCGGTCTTCGAGGCGGGCGAGACGGACGGGGTCCTCTACATCGCCATGCGGTACGTCGCGGGCAGCGATCTGCGGCATCTGCTGGACCGAGAGGGCCCCTTGCCGGTCACGACCGCCACCCGGATCGCCGCCCAGGTCGCCTCCGCGCTCGACGCGGCGCACGACCACGGGCTGGTGCACCGGGACGTGAAGCCCGGCAACATCCTGGTCGCGCAGGGCACCGACAGCGACCATCCCGAGCACGTCTACCTCACCGACTTCGGTCTGACGAAGAAATCCCTGTCCCTGACCGGGTTCACCAGCGTCGGCCAGTTCGTGGGCACCCTGGACTACGTGGCCCCGGAGCAGATCTCCGGCAAGCCCGTCGACGGCCGCTGCGACGTCTACAGCCTCGCCTGCGTCGTCCACGAGACGCTCTGTGGCCGGCCGCCGTTCCAACGGGACGACGACATGGCCCTGTTGTGGGCCCACCAGTACGACGAGCCGCCCCCGCTGACCGCCGAGCGCCCCGATCTGCCGCCGGCCGTGGACGGGGTGCTGGCGACGGCGCTGGCCAAGTCCCCGGACGACCGCTACGACTCCTGTCTGTCCTTCGTGGCCGCGCTCCGGGCCGCCGACGCCGCACGCGGCTTCCCGGCGGGGCACGCGCCGACCCGGTCGGTCGCGCCGAAGGCCTCCGGGCCGCCCGAGGCCCCGCCGCGACCGCCGCCGTGGGCCGCGCCCGTCTTCATCCGCTCCGGCCGGTACCCCGGCTGA
- a CDS encoding MFS transporter, whose translation MPRRRYIARRNPLTANPPPATRPGGVIATLALAGIVAAIMQTLVTPLLTDLPTILDTSAANASWVITATLLTGAVFGPIGGRLGDLHGKRRMLLVCCAPLILGSVVCALSSTVVPMVVGRGLQGIGMGVVPLGISLLRDVIAPEKLSGSIALVSASLGIGAGLGLPIAAAVAQYASWRVLFWGAAGLAVAVTAMIWFLVPETPAGARGQRFDFVGALALGGGVVCLLLAVSKGADWGWGSATTLGLFAGAVALLVFWGVWELRTREPLVDLRTTAHPRVLLTNVASVLVGFGMYAQSLITPQLLRLPEATGYGLGQSMLAMALWMAPAGLMMMALSPLGGKLTNARGPKFTLVTGSLVIGTGYGLTLVLMGSTWGLLIVSLVVSSGVGLAYGAMPALIMSAVPLSGTASANSFNTLMRALGTSTAAAVVGVVLAQMTTTLGGFSLPSEDGFRTGLLIGCGAALLAAAVAAFIPAARVTTTDPGPEEREPNAAQAPAPAA comes from the coding sequence ATGCCCCGTCGTCGGTACATCGCACGGAGGAATCCCTTGACGGCCAACCCCCCGCCCGCCACCCGTCCGGGCGGTGTCATCGCGACGCTGGCGCTGGCCGGCATCGTCGCCGCGATCATGCAGACCCTGGTGACCCCGCTCCTCACCGACCTGCCCACGATCCTCGACACCAGCGCCGCCAACGCCTCCTGGGTCATCACCGCGACTCTGCTGACGGGAGCCGTCTTCGGTCCGATCGGCGGACGCCTCGGCGACCTTCACGGCAAGCGCCGCATGCTGCTCGTCTGCTGCGCCCCGCTGATCCTCGGCTCCGTGGTGTGCGCGCTGTCCTCGACCGTCGTGCCGATGGTCGTGGGCCGGGGGTTGCAGGGCATCGGCATGGGCGTGGTGCCGCTCGGCATCAGCCTGTTGCGTGACGTCATCGCGCCGGAGAAGCTCAGTGGCTCCATCGCCCTGGTCAGCGCATCCCTGGGCATCGGTGCCGGTCTCGGCCTGCCGATCGCCGCCGCGGTCGCCCAGTACGCCAGCTGGCGCGTGCTGTTCTGGGGCGCCGCCGGGCTGGCCGTCGCCGTCACCGCCATGATCTGGTTCCTGGTTCCCGAGACCCCCGCCGGGGCCCGGGGGCAGCGCTTCGACTTCGTCGGCGCCCTCGCCCTCGGCGGCGGTGTGGTGTGCCTGCTGCTCGCGGTGTCCAAGGGGGCGGACTGGGGCTGGGGCTCCGCGACCACTCTCGGTCTGTTCGCCGGAGCAGTCGCCCTGCTGGTCTTCTGGGGCGTGTGGGAACTGCGCACCCGCGAGCCGCTGGTCGACCTGCGGACCACCGCCCACCCACGCGTGCTGCTCACCAATGTCGCCTCCGTCCTCGTCGGCTTCGGCATGTACGCGCAGTCGCTGATCACTCCGCAGCTGCTGCGACTGCCCGAGGCCACCGGCTACGGTCTGGGCCAGTCGATGCTGGCCATGGCGCTGTGGATGGCCCCGGCCGGGCTGATGATGATGGCGCTCTCTCCGCTCGGCGGAAAACTCACCAACGCCCGCGGGCCCAAGTTCACGCTGGTCACCGGGTCCTTGGTGATCGGCACTGGCTACGGCCTCACGCTCGTGCTGATGGGCTCCACCTGGGGTCTGCTGATCGTCTCCCTCGTCGTCAGCTCCGGCGTCGGCCTCGCGTACGGCGCCATGCCCGCGCTGATCATGAGCGCGGTGCCGTTGTCCGGGACGGCCTCCGCCAACAGCTTCAACACCCTGATGCGCGCCCTCGGCACCTCCACCGCGGCCGCCGTGGTCGGTGTGGTCCTTGCCCAGATGACCACCACGCTCGGCGGCTTCAGCCTCCCCTCGGAGGACGGCTTCCGCACCGGCCTGCTGATCGGCTGCGGCGCCGCGCTGCTCGCCGCCGCGGTCGCCGCGTTCATTCCCGCCGCCCGGGTGACCACCACCGACCCGGGCCCCGAGGAGCGGGAACCGAACGCGGCGCAGGCTCCGGCTCCGGCCGCGTAG
- a CDS encoding LysR family transcriptional regulator, whose translation MELRHLQHFVAVAEEEHFTRAAERLLVSQSGLSASVRSLERELQTPLFVRTTRRVTLTPAGRALLTEAERILAQVRSAREAVAAVQGVLRGMLALGSEQCVAGLHVAGLLASFRRLHPDVEICLRQAGSGALAEEVASGRLDLAFAVRTAQEDTDQLRVVPLSSEPMTVLCHPGHRLAAVGAAVSPEDLGGEVFVDFHPDWGPRRATDAVFAAARVRRSVALEVNDVHSLLDLVDENLGVAVVPRHFRHKRDSLVALPVKGTGESVYETVALLPPAQATSPAARALLELLDPPVDCARISP comes from the coding sequence ATGGAACTGCGTCACCTCCAGCATTTCGTCGCGGTGGCCGAGGAGGAGCACTTCACCCGGGCCGCCGAGCGGCTGCTGGTCTCCCAGTCGGGTCTGTCCGCCTCCGTACGGTCCCTGGAGCGCGAGCTGCAGACGCCGCTGTTCGTCCGGACGACCCGCCGGGTGACGCTCACCCCGGCCGGGCGGGCGCTGCTGACCGAGGCGGAGCGGATCCTGGCGCAGGTGCGGTCGGCCCGGGAGGCGGTGGCCGCCGTGCAGGGCGTCCTGCGGGGCATGCTCGCGCTCGGGTCGGAACAGTGTGTGGCCGGCCTGCATGTGGCGGGACTGCTCGCCTCCTTCCGGCGGCTGCACCCGGATGTGGAGATCTGTCTGCGGCAGGCGGGCTCGGGCGCGCTCGCGGAGGAGGTGGCGAGCGGACGCCTGGATCTGGCGTTCGCCGTGCGGACGGCGCAGGAGGACACCGACCAGCTGCGAGTCGTCCCGCTGTCCAGCGAGCCGATGACCGTCCTGTGCCATCCCGGTCACCGCCTCGCGGCCGTCGGCGCCGCCGTGAGCCCGGAGGACCTTGGCGGCGAGGTCTTCGTCGACTTCCACCCGGACTGGGGCCCGCGCCGCGCCACCGACGCGGTGTTCGCCGCCGCGCGTGTCCGCCGGTCCGTCGCCCTGGAGGTCAACGACGTGCACAGCCTGCTGGACCTCGTCGACGAGAACCTCGGCGTCGCCGTCGTCCCGCGCCACTTCCGCCACAAACGCGACTCGCTCGTCGCCCTCCCCGTCAAGGGCACCGGCGAGAGCGTGTACGAGACGGTGGCCCTGCTGCCGCCCGCGCAGGCCACGAGTCCGGCGGCGCGGGCCCTGCTGGAACTGCTGGACCCGCCGGTCGACTGCGCCCGGATCAGTCCGTGA
- a CDS encoding MarR family winged helix-turn-helix transcriptional regulator translates to MEEPTRRVEYENMLLGRYQHLSQSKGRRKDSTLERSAYILLSRIRVEGPMSISELSDAFGLDASTLRRQTAAALRAGLVEYALDPEGGVARKFRITEEGGRRLDEEREGNVRSLALVLEGWSEEDIAGFADYLQRFNTSIERLHGKAWPRP, encoded by the coding sequence GTGGAAGAGCCGACGCGCCGGGTCGAGTACGAGAACATGCTGCTCGGGCGTTACCAGCATCTGAGCCAGAGCAAGGGGCGCCGCAAGGACTCCACGCTGGAGCGCAGCGCGTACATCCTGCTCAGCCGCATCCGCGTCGAGGGGCCGATGTCGATCAGCGAGCTGAGCGACGCCTTCGGTCTCGACGCCTCCACCCTGCGCCGGCAGACCGCCGCCGCCCTGCGGGCCGGACTGGTCGAGTACGCCCTCGACCCGGAGGGCGGCGTGGCGCGGAAGTTCCGTATCACCGAGGAGGGCGGGCGCCGGCTGGACGAGGAGCGTGAGGGCAACGTCCGCAGCCTCGCCCTGGTGCTGGAGGGCTGGTCCGAGGAGGACATCGCCGGATTCGCCGACTACCTCCAGCGGTTCAACACCAGCATCGAGCGGCTGCACGGAAAGGCATGGCCGCGCCCGTAG
- a CDS encoding nuclear transport factor 2 family protein: protein MIMPANQQSPDRYEAAVARYFEAWNADGEEDRTRAVTAAWAADGGYTDPLADVRGHEDIAALITAARKQFPGLAFRPSTAVDGHHDTARFAWELVDEAGGGAPVAGFDVITLDAQDRIRSVYGFLDRVPAA, encoded by the coding sequence ATGATCATGCCCGCGAATCAGCAGAGCCCGGACCGCTACGAGGCCGCCGTCGCCCGCTACTTCGAGGCCTGGAACGCGGACGGCGAGGAGGACCGGACACGGGCGGTCACCGCCGCCTGGGCCGCCGACGGCGGCTACACCGATCCGCTGGCCGACGTGCGCGGCCACGAGGATATCGCCGCACTGATCACGGCGGCCCGGAAACAGTTCCCCGGCCTCGCCTTCCGTCCGTCCACGGCCGTGGACGGACACCACGACACCGCCCGCTTCGCCTGGGAACTGGTGGACGAGGCGGGCGGCGGGGCGCCGGTCGCCGGCTTCGACGTGATCACGCTCGACGCGCAGGACCGCATCCGGAGCGTGTACGGCTTCCTGGACCGGGTGCCGGCGGCGTAG
- the mgrA gene encoding L-glyceraldehyde 3-phosphate reductase: MYTAHPDRYADMPYRRTGRSGLKLPALSLGLWHNFGPDRSVQTQRAILRRAFDLGVTHFDLANNYGPPPGSAESALGEALRSDFAPYRDELVISTKAGYLMWPGPYGEWGSRKYVLSSLDQSLKRMGLDYVDIFYSHRPDPQTPLEETMGALHTAVQQGKALYVGVSNYSAEQTREAARILGELGTPLLIHQPRYSMLDRRPESEGLLDALDELQVGSIVFSPLEQGLLTSRYLDGIPEDSRAASDSPFLRSDAVTEDLVGRLRALDEVAKSRGQTLAQLALAWTLRGGRVTSALVGASSARQIEDSVGAIANLDFEADELARIDAIIEGEG; encoded by the coding sequence TTGTACACCGCACACCCCGACCGCTACGCGGACATGCCCTACCGGCGCACCGGACGCAGCGGTCTGAAACTTCCCGCGCTGTCGCTCGGCCTGTGGCACAACTTCGGCCCCGACCGTTCCGTGCAGACGCAGCGCGCGATCCTGCGCCGCGCCTTCGACCTGGGCGTCACCCACTTCGACCTGGCCAACAACTACGGCCCGCCGCCCGGCTCCGCCGAGTCCGCCCTCGGCGAGGCCCTGCGGTCCGACTTCGCGCCGTACCGCGACGAGCTGGTCATCTCCACCAAGGCGGGTTACCTGATGTGGCCCGGCCCGTACGGCGAGTGGGGCTCCCGCAAGTACGTGCTCTCCTCGCTGGACCAGAGCCTGAAGCGCATGGGCCTGGACTACGTCGACATCTTCTACTCGCACCGCCCCGACCCGCAGACTCCGCTGGAGGAGACGATGGGTGCGCTGCACACGGCGGTCCAGCAGGGCAAGGCGCTGTACGTCGGCGTCTCGAACTACTCGGCCGAGCAGACCCGGGAGGCCGCCCGCATCCTGGGCGAGCTGGGGACCCCGCTCCTCATCCACCAGCCCCGCTACTCGATGCTCGACCGGCGCCCGGAGAGCGAGGGCCTGCTCGACGCCCTCGACGAGCTCCAGGTCGGTTCCATCGTCTTCTCCCCGCTGGAACAGGGCCTGCTCACCTCCCGCTACCTCGACGGCATCCCGGAGGACTCGCGCGCCGCGAGCGACAGCCCGTTCCTGCGGTCGGACGCCGTCACCGAGGACCTGGTGGGCAGGCTCCGCGCCCTGGACGAGGTCGCCAAGTCCCGCGGCCAGACACTGGCGCAGCTCGCCCTCGCCTGGACGCTGCGCGGCGGCCGGGTCACCTCCGCCCTCGTCGGCGCGAGCAGCGCCCGCCAGATCGAGGACAGCGTCGGCGCCATCGCCAACCTCGACTTCGAGGCGGACGAACTGGCCCGTATCGACGCGATCATCGAGGGCGAGGGCTGA